In the genome of Dermacentor andersoni chromosome 3, qqDerAnde1_hic_scaffold, whole genome shotgun sequence, one region contains:
- the LOC140216617 gene encoding uncharacterized protein: protein MEQNHAEKDTGKQGEVGESERVIIAGDSNMAGCSKAIVERVKGDKRVAVGTFPGRTLSAVMERAKEKLTENAHVRNLVVVAGGLNDVLNRKGPGLAQRLAKGVDDLRELSPQVQIVVCTVPEVPVRDSHVQRAVVAANEAIWKMSREKGFEVVEVNREVRSCGGFKRDGIHFNYRLAQEEGWRLGGRAVAFLGGPQALRRSE from the coding sequence aatcacgcggaaaaggacacagggaagcagggagaggtaggagagagtgaaagggtgattatcgctggcgactcaaacatggctgggtgctcaaaagcaattgtggagagggtgaaaggtgacaaaagagtggcggtgggcacatttccagggcggacactgagtgctgtcatggagcgagcaaaagaaaagctcacggaaaatgcccacgtacgcaaccttgtcgtagtagcaggtgggctaaatgacgtcctaaacaggaaagggccaggactagcccagcgcttggcaaagggggtggacgacttgcgtgagctatcccctcaggtgcagatcgtggtgtgcacggtaccggaggtgcctgtgcgtgacagtcacgtacaaagagccgtagtggctgctaatgaggcaatctggaaaatgagccgagagaaaggcttcgaggttgtcgaagtaaacagggaagtgagaagttgtggtggttttaaacgagacgggatccacttcaattacaggttagcacaAGAAgagggctggcgacttggtggtcgcgctgttgcttttttagggggcccgcaggcgctcaggaggtcagagtag